The following proteins come from a genomic window of Proteinivorax hydrogeniformans:
- the tyrS gene encoding tyrosine--tRNA ligase codes for MKLEKKMEILRRGTDEIISEKLLEERLELDRPLIVKYGADPTAADLHIGHMVPMRKLRDLQKLGHKIVFVIGDFTAAIGDPSGKSETRKMLTREQILENAKTYQEQVFKVLDKSKTEVVYNSSWLGEMRFDDVIRLSSKYTVARMIERDDFEKRYKSGTPISIHEFLYPLAQAQDSVHLESDIEVGGSDQKFNFLVARDLQREAGQNPQVVITLPILEGLDGKQKMSKSLNNYIGITDEPKDMYGKVMSIPDSLIVKYYELCTDVPLKEINDIKNRLEEGNTNPRDFKMRLGREIVSIYHGQEQADMAEQEFQKVFQKRRIPTDIEEIEIDVSADEEGTIWLPKVLADAGLVQSTSEGRRMVKQSAVKINQEQYNDEKMKKPNDKVLVQVGKRRFKYIVFK; via the coding sequence GTGAAATTAGAAAAAAAGATGGAAATTTTACGGCGTGGCACCGATGAAATAATTTCAGAGAAGTTGCTTGAGGAAAGACTTGAGCTGGATAGACCGCTTATAGTAAAATACGGCGCAGATCCTACTGCCGCAGATTTACATATAGGGCATATGGTTCCGATGCGAAAGCTTAGAGATTTACAAAAGTTAGGTCATAAAATAGTATTTGTAATCGGTGATTTTACAGCTGCTATAGGGGACCCAAGCGGTAAATCAGAAACAAGAAAGATGTTAACTCGTGAGCAAATACTAGAAAATGCCAAAACATATCAAGAACAAGTCTTCAAAGTATTAGACAAATCTAAAACAGAGGTTGTATATAACAGCAGCTGGTTAGGTGAAATGCGATTTGATGATGTTATAAGACTTAGTTCTAAATACACAGTGGCTCGGATGATTGAAAGGGATGACTTTGAAAAACGATATAAATCTGGTACCCCAATCAGTATTCACGAATTTTTATACCCACTAGCTCAAGCTCAAGATTCTGTTCATTTAGAATCTGATATTGAGGTGGGAGGAAGCGACCAAAAGTTCAATTTCTTAGTTGCTAGAGATCTACAAAGAGAAGCAGGACAAAACCCTCAAGTAGTTATTACCCTTCCAATCCTAGAAGGACTTGATGGCAAACAAAAAATGAGCAAAAGCTTAAATAACTACATTGGTATAACAGACGAACCTAAGGACATGTACGGTAAAGTAATGTCTATACCTGATAGCTTAATAGTAAAATATTACGAGCTGTGTACAGATGTTCCTTTAAAGGAAATTAACGATATTAAAAACCGACTGGAAGAAGGAAATACAAATCCAAGAGATTTTAAGATGCGTCTAGGTAGGGAAATAGTTTCTATATATCATGGACAAGAGCAAGCCGATATGGCGGAACAAGAGTTTCAGAAAGTATTCCAAAAAAGAAGGATACCTACTGATATAGAAGAAATAGAAATTGATGTAAGTGCAGATGAAGAGGGAACTATTTGGCTACCTAAAGTTTTAGCTGACGCAGGGTTAGTCCAAAGCACCTCTGAAGGTAGAAGAATGGTTAAACAAAGCGCAGTGAAAATAAATCAAGAGCAATATAACGATGAAAAAATGAAAAAACCAAATGATAAGGTTTTAGTACAGGTTGGCAAAAGAAGATTTAAATACATTGTATTTAAGTAA